Proteins encoded within one genomic window of Sulfurovum sp. XGS-02:
- a CDS encoding helix-turn-helix transcriptional regulator — protein MEKLLQISKAFSDLNRIKITALIQREHDLCVCEICDTLDLSQPLVSRHLKQLKEAGILQSHQEGKWIIYAITEQPSHLLMNYLEEIKKVELPPKLVACIKK, from the coding sequence ATGGAGAAGCTATTACAAATCTCTAAAGCTTTTAGTGATCTCAATCGAATCAAAATTACAGCTTTAATACAAAGAGAACATGATCTGTGTGTTTGTGAAATTTGTGATACTCTTGATCTCTCCCAACCACTGGTATCCCGTCATCTTAAACAATTAAAAGAAGCAGGCATTTTACAGAGTCATCAAGAGGGTAAATGGATCATCTATGCAATTACCGAGCAGCCTTCTCATCTACTTATGAACTATTTAGAAGAAATAAAAAAAGTAGAACTACCACCTAAATTAGTAGCTTGTATTAAAAAATAA
- a CDS encoding YkvA family protein, with product MIEKLKNWANDLKYYLYALYLAYHHKDVPIIAKIIAIIVVTYALSPIDLIPDFIPIIGYLDDFLLLPLGIVLAIKLIPEDIWSDCKNKAHHSTLKSLPRSKTAAFVVIIIWIVIAILLFRMFY from the coding sequence TTGATTGAGAAACTAAAAAATTGGGCTAATGACTTGAAGTACTATTTGTATGCCCTCTATTTAGCATATCATCACAAAGATGTTCCAATAATTGCAAAAATAATAGCAATAATAGTGGTTACATATGCTCTTAGTCCTATAGATTTGATTCCTGATTTTATCCCTATCATTGGATATTTGGATGATTTTCTATTATTGCCGCTCGGAATAGTATTGGCCATAAAACTGATACCAGAGGATATTTGGAGTGATTGTAAAAACAAAGCCCATCACTCAACTCTAAAATCTCTACCTCGCTCTAAAACTGCTGCTTTTGTTGTAATCATTATATGGATTGTAATAGCAATTTTACTTTTTCGCATGTTCTACTAA
- the murU gene encoding N-acetylmuramate alpha-1-phosphate uridylyltransferase MurU: MKCMILAAGLGTRMSPLTDTTPKPLLKVGGIPLIVWHLERLAHDGFTDIVINIAHLGYQFPQTLGDGSEWGVNISYSDEQEEGGLESAGGIIKALPLLGDEPFLVVNGDIWTDYDFQDHRKLAEGILAHLVLVPNPEHNPEGDFALDGNKVIDNSQYTFSGIGYYSPKLFEGVPYGKSALAPLLRAAMKEGKVTGELYEGEWLDIGTPERLELLNAQLMNRY, translated from the coding sequence ATGAAATGTATGATACTTGCTGCAGGATTGGGAACAAGAATGAGTCCGCTGACCGACACCACACCAAAACCCTTGCTTAAAGTAGGGGGTATACCTCTTATAGTATGGCATCTGGAACGTCTGGCACATGACGGTTTCACTGATATAGTCATCAATATTGCACATTTAGGGTACCAGTTTCCCCAAACACTTGGTGATGGTTCAGAGTGGGGCGTAAACATTTCCTACTCGGACGAACAGGAAGAGGGTGGACTTGAGAGTGCAGGGGGCATCATAAAAGCCCTGCCACTTCTAGGAGATGAACCTTTTTTAGTTGTCAATGGAGACATATGGACAGATTATGATTTTCAAGACCATAGAAAGCTCGCAGAGGGCATTCTAGCTCATTTGGTCCTTGTACCCAACCCGGAACATAACCCTGAAGGGGATTTTGCTTTAGATGGTAACAAAGTAATTGACAACAGCCAATATACCTTCTCAGGTATAGGTTACTACTCACCAAAGCTATTTGAAGGGGTCCCCTATGGTAAATCTGCATTGGCTCCCTTACTTAGAGCAGCGATGAAAGAGGGGAAAGTGACAGGAGAACTCTATGAGGGTGAATGGCTTGATATAGGGACTCCAGAGAGACTCGAACTCTTGAATGCACAGTTGATGAATAGGTATTGA
- a CDS encoding cytochrome c, which translates to MKKLGLLFILSVSLFASSGESVFEKHCMSCHARNGMMGEGPMQDMKAPTMQMVSMRLKKMTGSKEAFLTFVKDYIQNPSQKKGFCMPMAYKRFGVMPAIGKNLSEEERDAVANWIFDSFDDMWDRSMGGQMCNTRNSAK; encoded by the coding sequence ATGAAAAAGTTAGGACTTCTGTTCATATTATCCGTCAGCTTATTCGCTTCAAGTGGGGAGTCAGTTTTCGAAAAACATTGTATGTCATGCCATGCACGAAATGGAATGATGGGTGAAGGACCAATGCAAGATATGAAAGCCCCAACTATGCAGATGGTATCTATGCGTTTGAAAAAGATGACAGGTTCAAAAGAAGCATTTTTGACTTTTGTAAAAGATTACATTCAAAACCCAAGTCAGAAAAAAGGCTTTTGTATGCCTATGGCCTATAAGCGTTTTGGTGTAATGCCTGCTATTGGTAAAAACTTATCCGAAGAAGAACGTGATGCTGTTGCAAATTGGATATTTGATAGTTTTGATGATATGTGGGACAGATCAATGGGTGGGCAAATGTGTAATACGCGTAACTCTGCCAAGTAG